In Klebsiella aerogenes, the DNA window TGGCGTCTACACCCTCAAAGATACTTTTGCCGATACCGAAATTTTAGGCTGGATGATCCAGACCGCCGATACTAAGCACAGCCTGCCGCAGCCCATGCTGCCGGGCGAAGAGATGAAAATTAGCGGCGCGCGGCTGCCAAATAAGGGCCAATTCCGCGGTAACTGGCTCAATGAGAAAGACGCGCTGCAAAAAGCCTACATCGACGCCAACGGTCATTTCATCAATCAGGATCCTTATCAGTACTTCACGATTAGCGAGAGCGCTGAACAGGAGTTGATTAAAGCGACCAATGAGCTGCACCTGATGTATCTGCACGCCACCGATAAGGTGATGAAGGATGACAATCTGCTGGCGTTGTTCGATATTCCGAAGATCCTCTGGCCGCGTTTGCGCCTTTCGTGGCAGCGTCGTCGTCATCATATGATCACCGGGCGCATGGATTTCTGCATGGACGAGCGCGGGCTGAAGGTGTACGAATACAATGCCGACTCCGCCTCTTGCCATACGGAAGGGGGATTGATCCTCGAACAATGGCTGAAACAGGGCTATCGCGGTACCGGCCATAATCCGGCGGAAAATCTGCTCGACGAACTGGCGGGGGCGTGGAAGCACAGCCGCGCGCGGCCGTTCGTGCATATCATGCAGGACAAGGATCTTGAGGAGAACTACCACGCCCGGTTTATTCAGCGTTCGCTGACCGACGCGGGCTTCGAAAGCAAAATCCTCTTTGGCCTTGATGAGCTGCGCTGGGATGCTGCCGGTCAGCTGATTGACGGCGATGGCCGGTTGGTGAACTGCGTCTGGAAGACCTGGGCGTGGGAAACCGCGATCGAGCAGGTTCGCGAAGTCAGCGCCGATGAGTACGCCGCGGTGCCGATTCGTACCGGCCACCCGCAAAATGAGGTCCGCCTGATTGACGTCCTGCTGCGTCCGGAGGTATTGGTATTCGAGCCGCTGTGGACGGTTATCCCTGGCAACAAGGCGATTTTGCCGGTGCTGTGGTCGCTGTTTCCGCATCATCGCTATCTGCTGGATACCGATTTTGTCGTTAACGACGAGCTGGCGAAAACCGGCTATGCGGTGAAACCGATCTCCGGGCGCTGCGGCAGTAACATCGACCTGATAAGCCCGCACGACGAGGTTCTGGATCAGACCAGCGGGCAGTTCGTCGATCGCAAAAATATTTACCAGCAGCTGTGGTGCCTGCCGAAGGTTGATGGCAAGTACATTCAGGTATGCACCTTCACGGTAGGCGGTAACTACGGCGGTACCTGCCTGCGCGGTGATGATTCACTGGTGGTGAAAAAAGAGAGTGATATCGAGCCGTTAATCGTCCTGAAAGACGACGAATAACGCTCGAAACCCAGTCAGCGGCTAGCGCCGCTGACTGGCACCTGCAAAGAAGCAATGAATAACTAACACAACAACAAGACAGAAAAGGAAAAGCATATGCACGATCGGCGCCTCGCCGCCCGCGCGGGTGAACTCAAGCCCTCCGCCGTCCGCGAACTTCTCAAACACAGTAAACTCCCTGGCGTTATCTCGCTTGGCGGCGGCATTCCGGCGCCGGAGCTGTTTGATACCGAAGGCCTCAACCTCGCGGTGCAGAAGGTGATGAGCGAACGTTTTAATGACGCCTTCCAGTACGGCCTGACCGAAGGTTATCCTCCGCTGCGTCAGGCGGTGAGCGAAATCTGCCAGTCTCGCGGGGTGGCCTGTGAGGCAAGTCAGGTGTACATCACTTCCGGCTCGCAACAGTCGCTGGATATCGTCGCCCGTACGCTGCTCGATCCTGGCGATGCGATTGTCGTTGAGCGCCCGACCTATCTGGCGGCGCTGCAGGTGTTCCAGCTGGCGCAGGCCAATATCCTTAGCGTCGATACCGACGATAACGGCATGCTGGTTGAGCAATTAGCCGATCTGCTGGCAACCACTCAGATCAAAGCGGTCTATCTGGTGCCAACCTTCGGTAACCCCGGAGGTAAAACCCTGAGCGACGATCGCCGTCAGCGGCTGGTGGCGTTAGCGAAGCAGCATGATTTTGTGATCATCGAAGACGATCCCTACGGCGAAATTAGTTTTACCGATAAAGTGCGTCGCCCGCTGTATCAGCATGCGATCGAACAGGGCTGCGAAGATCGCGTGGTTTACACTTCAACCTTCTCCAAGATCCTTGCGCCGGGGATGCGTATCGGCTGGATCGTGATGCCGGAATGGCTGGCGCATCAGGCGGTGATCGTCAAGCAGGCGGCGGATCTGCATACCAATATGCTGTCTCAGGTGATCACCACCGAGTACCTCGGAATGGATCGTCTGAACAAGCAGATCGCCCTGATCCGCGAAGATTACCGGAAGAAGTGCGTGGCGCTGGCCGACGCGCTGGAAAGCCGCCTCGGCGAGCATCTGGAGTTCAGCCGCCCGGAAGGGGGAATGTTCCTGTGGGCTCGCTTCCGCTATCCGTTCGACACCATGGCGTGGCTGAAGAAGACGCTGGAAAACGGCGTGGTCTACGTGCCTGGCGAAGCGTTTTATAACGATAACCCGGATACCCGCACGCTGCGCCTTTCCTATTCAACGGTTTCGGAAGCCGGTCTGCTGACCGCTGTCGAACGTCTGGAAAAATCGCTGTAACCTTTTGACTCCGCGCGCTTTCCCGGCGCGGAGTCTTCCCTTGCTACACGCCGAGTATGCCAATGAACCCTGATAACCTGCCGCTGGCGCTGATCCCCGGTTTTATGCTGGATGAAACCCTATGGGATGCCTTCGTCGCCGAATTTCCGCCGTCGCGTACCTTTGTCCGCGCCAGCCTGCGAGAAGGCGAGACCATTGCTGAAATGGCGCGTCATATCGTCAGCACGCTGCCGCCGCGCTTTGTGCTGGTGGGCTTCTCGCTGGGCGGTTACATTGCGCGTTCGATTGTCGAACAGTTCCCGCAATCGGTCGCCGGGTTGGTGCTGGTCGCCACCTCGCTGCGTGAAGATAGCGAGGAGCAGCAACAGATTAAAACCGCGGCGATTAAAGCGGTCTCCGGGCCGACTTTCCGTGGGATTAGCACCGGCGCCATTGCCGCGACGTTGCACCCATCGCGGGCGCAGGACCACGCGCTGATTGCGCAAATCCGCGCGATGGGCGCGCAGCTGGGCGCTGATGTTTTTCGTCGTCAGGCGAGCCTGGTACGAGGAAAAATCACGCGACATCCTATTGAATGCCCGACGTTAGTTATCGCTGCCGCTGACGACCCGTCACGCCCGCTGGCCGAACTGCAGGAGTTGCACCAGAGTATTGCCGGTTCGACATTGGCGTTGATTGAGCAGTGCGGTCATATGGTGCCGTTAGAGCAGCCGGGTAGGCTGGCGGAGACGATTAGTGAGTGGCTGGCGAAGCAGAGAGAGTCGTGGTGAAGTTGCTCGCCGTTGCCCGGGGCGGGAAACGACGAGCAGAGAAGTCAGAATCGAGAAGAGATCACTCCTGCTCGGCGATACGATCGTCAAGCCAGATAAGCATCAAGGAAGAGAGAAAAGCGACAGCAATGGTGCCAATAAACAACAACATAATAATTTCCTCAGGGGCTTTTTATTATTTTTCTAATTTAACCGGTGAGTGACTGTTCTTATCTGCAATGGTGATTTTGGTATCGTGCTGCGTCGTCGCAAGGGTGAAAAAATCATCGGCGTCGATATCGAAGTTCAGTACTATTTCCCGATATTTTCTGGCGTTAATCAATTCTTTAGCTTCTTTCATACTACTGGCGATAATAGTAGGCATCAGATTCATCTCAGTTTAAAAAACTGCTAGCAAAATAAAAGCTAGCTCGTATCAGATCAACTACTTTTTACTGTCATCTACATCACAGAAAAAGACATGGCTACGCTGACTGGCGAAAAATGAAACATAATTTCTGTTTTCCGCACAGCAGGTAGCGAATTATTTTATTGATCTCACTGAAGAATATGAAAACATCGCTTAAAAATAATATCCCTGCTTATTTTAAGACTACTGGCCGTCATATTCAGTCAGGCTGGTAAACCTTCGACGATGGTTATCATCGCGTCGGCGACATCCGCACGCGCGGCGCGCGCCTGCTGATATTCTTCCGAGTGGTAGCAGGCCAGCGCGCTTGCCATATCGCTAAACTCAATCAGGACGTGTTTGGCGAAGCGTTGTCCTTCCAGCGTCTGCGCCTGGCCGCCGCGGGCGACGAAGCGCGCGTTGAAACGTTTGAACGCCGCAGGGGCGAGATCCATATAGTGTTGATATTGCTCGGGATCGTGAATATTGACGTGGGCAATCCAGTAAGCGGCCATGTTTACTCCTGTGAGGATAGAATCTGTTTGGCGAGCTGCGCGGCTTCGGTTAGATGCTCAAACACCGCCTGTCGGGCCTGCTGTGGGTCGTTGCTTTCAATCGCGCTATAGATGCGCGACATACGCTCAAAGCCCGCTACTTGCCGTTCCGGCGAAGCCAGAGTCAGCGCGCGCAGGCGGCTGATGCGGCTATTCAGACGCTGCACGATTTCCCAGGCGATCGTGTGTTTCGCGACGCGGAATAGGGTTTCATAGAAAGCCTGCGAGGCTTCAACCCGCTTAATGTCATCCTGCTCGCGCGAAGCCTGAGCGATCAG includes these proteins:
- the gss gene encoding bifunctional glutathionylspermidine amidase/synthase — encoded protein: MSKGSTSIDAPFGTLLGYAPGGVAIYSSNYSSLNPQDYPDDATFRSYIGNEYMGHKWQCVEFARRFLFLTYGFVFTDVGMAYEIFSLRFLREVVNDNILPLQAFANGSRRPPIAGSLLIWQKGGEFKHTGHVAVITQLVGNKVRIAEQNVIHAPLPQGQQWTRELTLEVNDGVYTLKDTFADTEILGWMIQTADTKHSLPQPMLPGEEMKISGARLPNKGQFRGNWLNEKDALQKAYIDANGHFINQDPYQYFTISESAEQELIKATNELHLMYLHATDKVMKDDNLLALFDIPKILWPRLRLSWQRRRHHMITGRMDFCMDERGLKVYEYNADSASCHTEGGLILEQWLKQGYRGTGHNPAENLLDELAGAWKHSRARPFVHIMQDKDLEENYHARFIQRSLTDAGFESKILFGLDELRWDAAGQLIDGDGRLVNCVWKTWAWETAIEQVREVSADEYAAVPIRTGHPQNEVRLIDVLLRPEVLVFEPLWTVIPGNKAILPVLWSLFPHHRYLLDTDFVVNDELAKTGYAVKPISGRCGSNIDLISPHDEVLDQTSGQFVDRKNIYQQLWCLPKVDGKYIQVCTFTVGGNYGGTCLRGDDSLVVKKESDIEPLIVLKDDE
- a CDS encoding PLP-dependent aminotransferase family protein, which encodes MHDRRLAARAGELKPSAVRELLKHSKLPGVISLGGGIPAPELFDTEGLNLAVQKVMSERFNDAFQYGLTEGYPPLRQAVSEICQSRGVACEASQVYITSGSQQSLDIVARTLLDPGDAIVVERPTYLAALQVFQLAQANILSVDTDDNGMLVEQLADLLATTQIKAVYLVPTFGNPGGKTLSDDRRQRLVALAKQHDFVIIEDDPYGEISFTDKVRRPLYQHAIEQGCEDRVVYTSTFSKILAPGMRIGWIVMPEWLAHQAVIVKQAADLHTNMLSQVITTEYLGMDRLNKQIALIREDYRKKCVALADALESRLGEHLEFSRPEGGMFLWARFRYPFDTMAWLKKTLENGVVYVPGEAFYNDNPDTRTLRLSYSTVSEAGLLTAVERLEKSL
- a CDS encoding alpha/beta hydrolase; translation: MNPDNLPLALIPGFMLDETLWDAFVAEFPPSRTFVRASLREGETIAEMARHIVSTLPPRFVLVGFSLGGYIARSIVEQFPQSVAGLVLVATSLREDSEEQQQIKTAAIKAVSGPTFRGISTGAIAATLHPSRAQDHALIAQIRAMGAQLGADVFRRQASLVRGKITRHPIECPTLVIAAADDPSRPLAELQELHQSIAGSTLALIEQCGHMVPLEQPGRLAETISEWLAKQRESW
- a CDS encoding DUF1330 domain-containing protein, encoding MAAYWIAHVNIHDPEQYQHYMDLAPAAFKRFNARFVARGGQAQTLEGQRFAKHVLIEFSDMASALACYHSEEYQQARAARADVADAMITIVEGLPA